The sequence GTACGAGGTGGTGCTCTTCCCCTTCGACAACGCCGAGATGCAGCCGGTGTTCTTCACCGAAGAATGGTTCGACATCGTCGGACACGTGCTGCGCACCGCGGAACGCACCGGCATGCGCGTATGGCTGTTCAACGACGACCACTTCCCCAGCGGCCGGGCGGGGGAGTACATCGTCAAGGGTGGCACGGTCGGCTCCCGCACCTACGAGCCGCGTCCCGACCTGCGACTGAAGGCGTTGTGGCGTTCGACCACCGTCGTGACGGGCCCGGCCACCGTCGACCTGCGCCGCAGCAGCGGGGTGGGCGTGGAAGCGGGACACCTGGTCGCCGACGCGGCCGTGCTCGACGGCGCCGCCGTGCTCCGAGGCGGCGACAACTGGACGGACTACACCGTCACCGGCAGCGCCAAGGCCGAACACACCGCGGCCGGCCTCGTCGTCCGGGCCGCCGCCGACGGACTCGACGGGTACGCCGTCACCTTCGACCAGACCGGAGTCGTCACCGTCCTGCGCCTCAAGCGCGGAGCGGACCCGGTCGAACTGCTGCGCAGCACCCGCACCGACGGCTTCAACAAGACCAAATTCCACACGGTGGCCGTCACCGTCCGAGCGGCCACGCTGTCCGTCACCCTCGACGGCAAGGACAAGGGCACTGTCACCGACGACAGGTACGCGGCCGGTGGGGCGGGCGTACGGGCCGTGGCCGACCAGCGCTCCCTGTGGGACAGCCTCACGGTCACGGGGGCCGACGGCACCGCCCTCCACGCCACGACCTTCGACGACCCGGCCGCCGCGGGGGATTTCCCCGAGCGCGCCCGCCTCGGCGCCGACGCGACGGCCGTCGCCGCCGCGGCCCGACCGGTGGGCAGCACCGACGCCGCGGACGTCGTCGACATCACCGCGCGGCTGAGCGGCGCGCACACCTGGCAGGTCCCGGCGGGCCGCTGGCAGCTCGACCTGTTCGGTGGTTCCCCGCTCGTCGACGACAGCCAGGGCTACAGCCGCAGCTACGTCGACCTGCTCGACGACGAGCCCGTGGAACTGTTCCTCGACATCGTCCCGGGCGAGTACCACCGCCGCTTCCGCCGCTACTTCGGCACGGTGATACCCGGCTTCTGGGACGACGAGCCGTTCTTCGCGTCGGCGGAGGCCCACTTCAAGCGCCTGCCCTGGTCGCCCACCCTCGACAAGGCGCTGCGCGCGGTGGACGTCGAGCCGGGCGTCGCCTACGCCGCCGCCTTCGACGACCTGGGCCGCGACGGCCGGATCGCCCGAGGCCGCTACTGGCAGGCCGTGTCCAACCGCTTCGCCCGCTACTTCCAGAAGCAGGCCCGCTGGTACGAGCAGCGCGATGTCGCCCTCATCACCAACCCGCTCTACGACGAGACGTCCCTGGCCAAGCGCATCCCCTCCACCGGCGACCTGCACAAGGTCAACCAGTGGGCGCACGTGCCCGGTGGCGACATCATCACCGCCGAGTACGTGGCCGGTGAGCCCACCATGATTCCCCGTAACCCCGTGTCCGTCGCGCATCAGATGGGCCGGGAGCGGGCCCTGTTGGAGATGTTCGGCAACATGGGCTGGCAGGTCACGCCCGGGTTCGTGCACACGACCGTCGGCGCGCAGGCCGCCCGGGGCGTCAACCTGACCGTCCTGCACGCGCTGTGGACCGACGAGGTCCGCGTCTACTTCCCGCCGCCGTTCGGGCCGCGCGCCCCCTGGTGGTGGGCGATGCGGCCGCTCGCGGAGTGGATCGGCCGCGTGATGGAGGCCGGGCGCGGTACCTCCGGCGCCCGTACCGCCGTACTGCAGCCGCAGCGCGCCGCCGAGCAGTGGACCGGCACCGACCGGCAGGGAGAGGTCGACGGCGCGCTCGCCGACGCCGCCTACGCGCTGGAGCGTGCCCAGGTCGACTTCGACCTCGTCCACGAGGGCGCCCTCAGCGGTGACCCCGATCTGCTGAGCCACGCGAAGGTCCGCGGTGGCCGGCTGGCCGTGGGCGAGGCCCGCTACGACCTGGTGGTGGTGCCCGTGACGCCCACCCTGGACGTGGCCTCCGTGCGCGCCCTCGCGGAGTTCGCACGCGCCGGCGGCACCGTCGTGGCCCTCGGCACCCTCGCCGCCGAGGAGGCGGACCACAAGGACCGCTCCCTCGCCCGGGCGCTGACGGACCTGTTCGGCGAGCGGGTCCCCGGCCGCCGTCCGGTCGGCCGCGGACAAGCCGTGCGCGTCGCCGACCCGACCGGCCTGCGCGACGCCGCCCATGAGGCCGGGGTGGCCGCGGCCGTGCTGGAGACACCCCAGGACGCGGTACGCGTCATACGGGTCCACCGCGGCGGGGACACCGCCTTCATCGTCAACAACGAGGGCGGCGACGACGTCGAGACGTCCATGACCCTCCCGGCCACCGGCGTCCCCGAGCTCTGGGACCCGGCGACGGGCGGCACCGGCACCGCCCCCGTGCACCGGAGCGGCAGGAACGGCGTCCAACTGCCCCTGATCCTGGAGCCGTACCAGACCCGGATCTTCGTCGTACGCCATGACCGGGAGGCCGTCCCGCATCTGACGGCCTCGCCGCTGCCCGTCCTCACGGTCGAGCGGCACGGCAAGGCTGCCCTGCGCGCGACGGTGGAGGCCTCTGCCCCCGGCAGCCACCGGTTCACCGGCACGGACGGCACCCGCACGTACCGCGGCACGGTCCGTGTCGACGACCCGCTCGAACCGGTCACCGTGGACGGCGACTGGAACCTCACCCTGGAACGCGACGGCTCCACCCCGGTCACCGGACCCCTCGGCAGCTGGGTCACACATGACCGCCTCTTCTCCGGCAGCGGCACCTACACCAGGGACCTCGACGTCGAACGGGCCCTCCTCGACGGGCGCCGCGTCCTGCTCGACCTCGGAGACGTCCGTGACGTGGCGGCCGTCACCGTCAACGGCACCGAACTCCCGCCGCTGCTGTGGGCGCCCTGGGTCGTCGACATCACCCGGCTGGTCAGGGCCGGGCGCAACTCCCTCGCCGTGCGCGTCGCCAACACGCTCTCCAACGAGCGGAACAAGCCGCTGCCGTCCGGCCTGCTCGGACCGGTGACTCTGCGATTCCGACGTCACCTCACCGTCGACCTCACCCGCGACTGACCACCCCGACATCGCCTCCCCGCACGCCGTCCCCACCCCGCACGCCTTTGTCGCCCCGCACGCACTTCATGGAGCCCTCATGCTCAGACCCCGCCCGCGACCGCGTTCCCGCAGCAGGCACCGGCGGCCCGTGTCCGTACTCCTCGCCGGGCTGACCGCGTTCACGACCGTGCTGGCCGGCGCCGTCACCGCCGACGCCACCACCGCTACCGCCACCATCACCCCGGACCGGCTGCGCACCCAGCACCTGAGCCAGGTCCTGGGCATCGACGACACCACCCCCGACCTCAGCTGGGCGACCGAAGCCCGTGCCACGAACACCCGCCAGGCCGCCTACCGCGTCCAGGCGGCCAGTTCCCCGGAGCTGCTGCGCCGCGGCCGGCCCGACCTGTGGGACTCGGGCAAGGTCCGCTCGACGGTGCCCGAGACCACGTACGCGGGCAGGAAGCTCGGCTCCCGCGACCGTGTGTACTGGCGGGTCATGCTCTGGTCGTCGCACGGACCGCGCGACTCGGGCTGGAGCGACACCGCCGTCTTCGAGACCGGCCTGACCCGGCAGTCCGACTGGAACGCGGACTGGATCACCCACCCGGACTGGCGGCTGAGCGGGCGCACCGTCGAACCCGTCGTCGTCAAGGTCCCCCGCACCACGGCCCGTTACGTCCGGCTGGACGTCACCAAGCTGGGACTGCCCCTGGAAGAGGCCTTCCCCGACCGCACATGGCGCGTCCAGCTCGGCGAGATCGACCTGCGTGACTCCGCCACCTCCACCACCGGCCTCGCCCGCGGCGCCGCGGTGACGGCCTCGGAGACCAACACCCTGCGCAAGACCTGGGAACCGGCCCTCGCCGTCGACGGCCTGCCCAACAGCGCTCTGCAGACCGCCGCCGGATACGCGAGCGCCGCCCACACCGGCGCCGACGTGTCCGGCACACCCGTGGTCCTCACCCTCGACCTCAAGTCGGCGAAGACCTTCGACGAGGTGGCGCTGTACCCGCGCGCCGACGTCCTCACCGCGGACGGCCGCGTCCCCGACTTCCCCGTGGACTACGCCCTTTCGAGTGCCGACAGCGCCACCGGCCCGTACACCGCACTCGCCGACGTGGACGGACAGAAGACCCCCGAGCCCTACCTTCCTGCCGGACTGCCCCTGCTCACCGACGACTTCAGGCTTCCCGCCCGCGTGCGCAGCGCCCGCCTCTACATCGGCGGACTCGGCATCTACGACGCCACCGTCAACGGCGAACCGGTCGGTGACGCCGTCCTGGAACCCGCCAACACCGACTACGCGGAACGCGTCCAGTACGCCACCTACGACGTCACCGACCGGCTGAGGACCGGCGCCAACACCATCGGTGTCGCCCTCGGCAACGGCATGTCCAACGTCGTCAGCACCGCCGACCGCTACCGCAAGCTGTACGGCAACCTGAGTGACCCCAAGCTGATCGCCCGCCTTGAGGTGACCCTGGCCGACGGCAGCGTCCGTACCGTCACCAGCGGCGACGACTGGCGCACCACCCTCGGACCCACCACCTCCTCCAACTGGTACGGCGGCGAGGACTACGACGCCCGCCGCGAGATCGCCCACTGGGACGAGCCGAACGGCGACCGGCGAGGGTGGGACAGGGCCGTCGCGGTGGCCGGTCCCGGCACCGCGGCGAACCCGGCCGAACTCAGCGCCCGCGAGACCGAGCCCATCAGGGTCGTCGAGACCCTCAAGGGCAAGGAGGTCGCAGGCGCGGAGCACAGCCGGGTCTTCGACCTGGGCCGCAACATCGCCGGCTGGCCGGAGATCACCGTCAGCGCGCCCGCCGGAACGGCCGTCCGTGTCTACCCTGCCGAATCCCTCAAGGACGGCCACGCCTTCCAGTCCATCAGCAACGTGGGCGGACCCCTCTGGGACAGCTACACCACCCGAGGTACCCGCACCGAGACCTGGCACCCGAGCTTCAGCTACCACGGCTTCCGCTACCTGGAACTCAGAGGCGTACCCGAGGGCGCGACCGTCACCGTACGCGGCAAGGTACTGCGCACCGACAACACCTCGGCCGGTGACTTCAGCAGCTCCGACCCGCTCGTCAACGACGTCCACTCGCTGATCCGCCGGGCCGTCGAGGGCAACATGATGAGCGTCCTCACCGACTGCCCCAGCCGGGAGAAGCTGGGCTGGCTGGAGCAGAACCAGCTGGTGTTCCCGGCGCTCGCGGGCAACTACGACATGCGCTCCTACCTGCGCAAGATCGTCCGTGACATGGCCGACGCGCAGACCACGGACGGGCTGATCCCCAGCACCGTGCCCGAGTACACGAGCCTGCCCGGCGCCTACCGCAACGACTCCAACTGGGGCGGCGCCTTCGTCCTCGTACCGTGGCAGCTCTACACGACCTACGGGGACCGGGACACGATGGCCACGTACTACCCGCGTATGCGGCAGTACGCCGACTTCCTGGAGACGCAGGTGTCCGGGGGGATCCTCGACTACGGGCTCGGCGACTGGTTCACCCCGGACCGCACCTTCCCGCGGGCGGTCGCCGGAACCTACGGCTACTGGCGCGTGCTCGACGCCCTGAGCGGGACCGCTGCCGTCCTCGGCGACCAGGACGCGGCCGACACGTACCGGGCGAAGGCCGACGCCAGTGCCGCGGCCCTGGCCGCGAAGTACTACGACTCCGCGACCGGCACCTTCGGCGGCGGAGGCCAGGGCGCCGAAGCCCTCGCCCTCGACATGGGCGCGTACCCGGAGGGGGAGAAGGACCGGCTGCTCGGCCACTTCACCGGCGCCGTCGAGAGCGCCGGATTCCACCTGACCCTCGGCGAGATCTCCCTGCCCGCCGCCTTCCGCGTCCTGTCCACCAACGGCCGCGACGACATCGTCCACGAGATCGCCACGCAGACGACCAGCCCCAGCTACGGCTACCAGGTGCTCGCGGGCAACACCACGCTCGGCGAGTCCTGGGACGGCGGACCCGGCCAGTCGCAGAACCACTTCATGCTCGGCGCCATCGACTCCTGGTTCACCAGCAGGGTGGCGGGCATCGGACAGACCTCCGACTCGATCGGCTACTCCGAACTGCTCATCGACCCCGCCGTCGAGGGCGACATGACCTCCGCGTCAGGCTCCTACCGCTCCCCGTACGGAGTCGCCCGCACCGAGTGGAAGCGGGACGGCGGGCGGTTCCGTCTCACCGTGGACGTACCGGCGGGCAGCACGGCCGAGGTGCACGTCCCGCTGCTCGGCTCCGGCGCAAAGGCCCAGGCACCCGCCGGGGCACGACAGGTGCGTACGGGCGAGGACGAGACGGTGTACGAGGTCGGGTCGGGCAGGTGGAACTTCCGCTCGGCGGCTTCGTAACCGGGGCACTGCCCGGAGGCACGCCGGGACACTGCCCGGAGAGACGACGACGAACGCGCGCCCCGGTAACCGACCGGGGCGCGCGTTCTCGGTGCTCGGACTCGGGCTGCCGCCGGGGTCAGGCCGCGGGCGCCGGGTACGTCGGGTACTCGACCCCCGTCACATGCTGGACGACCCGGACGACCTGGCAGGAGTAGCCGAACTCGTTGTCGTACCAGAGGTAGAGGATCGCGTTGTCACCGTCGACCTTGGTGGCGCCGGCGTCGACGATCGAGGCGTGGCGTGAGCCCATGAAGTCGCTGGAGACCGCGTCGGGGGCGGTGGTGAAGTCGATCTGCCGCTTCAGCGGCGAGGTCAGCGACACGTTCCGCAGGTAGTCGAGGACTTCCTGCCGGGTGGTCTCACGGCCGAGCCGCAGGCTGAGGATCGCGATCGAGACGTCCGGCACCGGGACGCGGATCGAGCTGCCCGTGATCGGCGCGTCGAGATCGGGCAGCGCCTTGGCCACGGCGGAGGCCGCACCCGTCTCGGTGATCACCATGTTCAGCGGCGCCGAACGGCCACGACGGTCGGCCTTGTGGTAGTTGTCCAGCAGGTTCTGGTCGTTGGTGAACGAGTGGACGGTCTCCACATGGCCGCGCAGGACGCCGTACTCGTCGGCCATCGCCTTCAGCGGCGGGACGATCGCGTTCGTGGTGCAGGACGCGCAGGACAGGATCCGCTCGTCCGGCTTGATCGTGTCGTGGTTGACGCCGTGCACGATGTTGGGCACGTCGCCCTTGCCCGGAGCGGTCAGCACGACCTTGTCGATACCGGGGCGCAGGTGCTGCGACAGGCCCTCACGGTCACGCCACTTGCCGGTGTTGTCGATGAGGACGGCGTCCTTGATGCCGTACGCCGTGTACTCGACCTCCGACGGGTCGTTCGCGTAGATCACCTTGATCGCGTTGCCGTTGGCGAAGATCGTGCTGGTCGCCTCGTCGACGGTGATCGTGCCCTGGAACTGGCCGTGGATGGAGTCGCGGCGCAGCAGCGAGGCGCGCTTGACGATGTCCTGGTCACCGCCCCGGCGCACGACGACGGCTCGCAGACGCAGACCGTTCCCCGAACCGGCCTTCTCGATGAGGAGCCGGGCGACCAGGCGGCCGATGCGGCCGAAGCCGTACAGGACGACGTCGCGTCCCTCGCGGCTCTCGATCTTGTCGGCGCCCGTGGCACCGGCGACGGCCTCGGCGGTGAAGGCCTCCACCGTGAGGCCGCGGTCGTCGCTCCGGTGCGTGGCGGCGAGCATCCCGATGTCGATCTGGGAGGGGCCGAGGTCGAGCGTGGTCAGTGCCCGCAGGTAGGGCAGGGTCTCGGTGACCGAGAGTTCCACTCCGGCGATCTGCCGGGCGAACCGGTGGGTCTTGAGGATGCTGACCACCGACTTGTTCACCAAGGAGCGGCTGTGCAGCAGGACGGTGACGTCCCGCTCACGGTGTAGCTTCCCGATGATCGGGATCATCGACTCCGCGATCTCCTCGCGGTTCTTCCAGTTGGTGAACGAGTCGTCATTGACAGTCACAGGTTTATCTTTCGAGCTAGGCGGTGCTCAGATGATAAACCGTCGATCATCTTGCCTCGCACGGGGCCCGCCCGCATGCCCGTGCGGGAGCCGTACGACTGTGGCCCGCCGGGGAGGGCGGGCCACAGGTACCGCGGATACCGCGGGTACTGCTCAATCACTCAGCCGACTGTCACCGCAGCTGTCACGGGAAGCTGGTGATCTTCGAGGGGATGGTGTCCGAGCCCGAGGTCGGCGCGCCCGTGTCGTTGACGACGTGGGCGTACTGTCCCTTCCCTCCCAGTGAGATGACCTGGATGCTGTGCAGCTTGATCCCCGACTTGACCGGCACCTGGAACCCGTGGTGCTGGACGATCGTCGAGTCCGACGTGAAGTTGCAGTAACTGCCCAGGCCCCACGCCTCATGGGTGTTGACGCTGTCGGCCACCTTGTAGGCGGCGTACCCGACGATGCCGTCATGGGTGATGGCGGCGGAGTTCGGCACGTCGTAGGCCTTCTCGTTCTGGAAGAAGATCGTCCGGCCGCGTTCGCCGCTCCAGACCACGTCGTACTTGTTGAAGTGTTCGACGAACAGTCCCGTCGCGAGGACGTCGTCGCCGTTGACCTCAAGCCCGTAGTCGGCGCGGTTGGTCTCCCAACCGACACCTTCACCGTGGTCGGCTCGCCAGATCCACGTGTGGTCGATGATGGCGTCGTCGCTGTTGACGACCATGGAGTGGGTGGCCAGGCCGGGTCCGGCGCCGCCGATACGGACGAACACGTCCTGCACGGTGGTCGGGTTGGCGGCGTGGTCGGCCGAGGAGCCGGGCGCGCCGACCTGGAGCAGGGTGTCGGACTTGGCGGCACCGGCGTCGATGAGGAAGCCCGCCAGCCTGACCCCGTCGACGTCGGCGACGTGCATCGCGTCCACGCCGTTGTCGGGGATGATCGTGGCCAGGCCGAGCCCGAGGACCACGGTGTTGGCCCGGTTCACGTTGATCGTCCGGTCGAGGTGGTAGACGCCGGGCGTGAACAGGAGGTTGAGGCCCTGCGCCAGCGCCGCGTTGATGGTCGCCGCGGTCGCACCGGGCTTCACCACGTAGAACTGGCTGAGCGGGAGCGAGGAGCCGCCCGCGTTCGCCGGCCAGGACACGCCCCGGGCGTTCGTCCGCTTGCCGGGCACGAACACCTTGTAGTCGTTGCCGTCCAGGTACAGGAACGGCTTCTCGCGCGAGACCGGCGTGGTGTCCAGCGTCGTGTACGGGCCGGTGTCGAAGTTCGTCGCCGGGGCGCCCTGCACACCGGAGAACGTCATGTTCCACACACCGTTGGTCCAGCCGCCCACCGAGCTCTCGCGGGTGTACCACTGCTGCTGCGAGTACGGGCCGACCGTGCCGTCGATCTTCGAGTCCGCGATGTAGCCGCCGGAGGCCCAGCCGTAGCCCGCCGGTGCGAGGTTGAGACCGCCCTCGACATGGATACGGCGGAACGGCGCGGCCTGCGCGACCGCCCAGCGGTTGGTGCCGTTGACCGGCCTGATCGACAGGTTCTCCGCCGAACGCCAGAAGTTCTGGGTGGCGTTGCCGTTGAACCAGCCCGCGTCCACGGTGATGTCACCGTTGATCTTCACGTCGTCCGGGTTGAGTCCGAGCCCGGAGATCGAGGTGTAGAAGCCCAGTTGCGCGTTGATTCCGTTGTACGTGCCCGGCTTCATCAGGAACTGGTAGCGGCCCGAGCCGAACTGGTTGGACTCCTGCTGCGTGAAGACCTGGTCGAACTTGGCCTGCAGATTGGGGGTGTTCGGGT is a genomic window of Streptomyces sp. NBC_00414 containing:
- a CDS encoding discoidin domain-containing protein; its protein translation is MRRQRTRLRSLGIALATAAALVTIPAQTPAAAAEAPLSQGRTATSSSDENAGTPAAGAVDGDNGTRWSSARTDAQWLQVDLGTSATLSKVVLNWEAAYGKDYKIQVSDNGSSWSDIKSVTGGDGGTDTLDVSGQGRYVRMQGVSRATEYGYSLWEFQVFGTSGTGNPPAGDCATANAAKGKPATASSTENAGTPAASAFDGDTGTRWSSQASDPQWVRVDLGSQQDICKVDLNWEAAYGKDFTIQASADGQDWTTLKSVTNGTGGTASYDVSGSGRYVRINGTARGTGYGYSLWEVAVHTGTGGSTPPVEGGGDLGPNVIVVDPNTPNLQAKFDQVFTQQESNQFGSGRYQFLMKPGTYNGINAQLGFYTSISGLGLNPDDVKINGDITVDAGWFNGNATQNFWRSAENLSIRPVNGTNRWAVAQAAPFRRIHVEGGLNLAPAGYGWASGGYIADSKIDGTVGPYSQQQWYTRESSVGGWTNGVWNMTFSGVQGAPATNFDTGPYTTLDTTPVSREKPFLYLDGNDYKVFVPGKRTNARGVSWPANAGGSSLPLSQFYVVKPGATAATINAALAQGLNLLFTPGVYHLDRTINVNRANTVVLGLGLATIIPDNGVDAMHVADVDGVRLAGFLIDAGAAKSDTLLQVGAPGSSADHAANPTTVQDVFVRIGGAGPGLATHSMVVNSDDAIIDHTWIWRADHGEGVGWETNRADYGLEVNGDDVLATGLFVEHFNKYDVVWSGERGRTIFFQNEKAYDVPNSAAITHDGIVGYAAYKVADSVNTHEAWGLGSYCNFTSDSTIVQHHGFQVPVKSGIKLHSIQVISLGGKGQYAHVVNDTGAPTSGSDTIPSKITSFP
- a CDS encoding family 78 glycoside hydrolase catalytic domain, with the translated sequence MLRPRPRPRSRSRHRRPVSVLLAGLTAFTTVLAGAVTADATTATATITPDRLRTQHLSQVLGIDDTTPDLSWATEARATNTRQAAYRVQAASSPELLRRGRPDLWDSGKVRSTVPETTYAGRKLGSRDRVYWRVMLWSSHGPRDSGWSDTAVFETGLTRQSDWNADWITHPDWRLSGRTVEPVVVKVPRTTARYVRLDVTKLGLPLEEAFPDRTWRVQLGEIDLRDSATSTTGLARGAAVTASETNTLRKTWEPALAVDGLPNSALQTAAGYASAAHTGADVSGTPVVLTLDLKSAKTFDEVALYPRADVLTADGRVPDFPVDYALSSADSATGPYTALADVDGQKTPEPYLPAGLPLLTDDFRLPARVRSARLYIGGLGIYDATVNGEPVGDAVLEPANTDYAERVQYATYDVTDRLRTGANTIGVALGNGMSNVVSTADRYRKLYGNLSDPKLIARLEVTLADGSVRTVTSGDDWRTTLGPTTSSNWYGGEDYDARREIAHWDEPNGDRRGWDRAVAVAGPGTAANPAELSARETEPIRVVETLKGKEVAGAEHSRVFDLGRNIAGWPEITVSAPAGTAVRVYPAESLKDGHAFQSISNVGGPLWDSYTTRGTRTETWHPSFSYHGFRYLELRGVPEGATVTVRGKVLRTDNTSAGDFSSSDPLVNDVHSLIRRAVEGNMMSVLTDCPSREKLGWLEQNQLVFPALAGNYDMRSYLRKIVRDMADAQTTDGLIPSTVPEYTSLPGAYRNDSNWGGAFVLVPWQLYTTYGDRDTMATYYPRMRQYADFLETQVSGGILDYGLGDWFTPDRTFPRAVAGTYGYWRVLDALSGTAAVLGDQDAADTYRAKADASAAALAAKYYDSATGTFGGGGQGAEALALDMGAYPEGEKDRLLGHFTGAVESAGFHLTLGEISLPAAFRVLSTNGRDDIVHEIATQTTSPSYGYQVLAGNTTLGESWDGGPGQSQNHFMLGAIDSWFTSRVAGIGQTSDSIGYSELLIDPAVEGDMTSASGSYRSPYGVARTEWKRDGGRFRLTVDVPAGSTAEVHVPLLGSGAKAQAPAGARQVRTGEDETVYEVGSGRWNFRSAAS
- a CDS encoding glyceraldehyde-3-phosphate dehydrogenase translates to MTVNDDSFTNWKNREEIAESMIPIIGKLHRERDVTVLLHSRSLVNKSVVSILKTHRFARQIAGVELSVTETLPYLRALTTLDLGPSQIDIGMLAATHRSDDRGLTVEAFTAEAVAGATGADKIESREGRDVVLYGFGRIGRLVARLLIEKAGSGNGLRLRAVVVRRGGDQDIVKRASLLRRDSIHGQFQGTITVDEATSTIFANGNAIKVIYANDPSEVEYTAYGIKDAVLIDNTGKWRDREGLSQHLRPGIDKVVLTAPGKGDVPNIVHGVNHDTIKPDERILSCASCTTNAIVPPLKAMADEYGVLRGHVETVHSFTNDQNLLDNYHKADRRGRSAPLNMVITETGAASAVAKALPDLDAPITGSSIRVPVPDVSIAILSLRLGRETTRQEVLDYLRNVSLTSPLKRQIDFTTAPDAVSSDFMGSRHASIVDAGATKVDGDNAILYLWYDNEFGYSCQVVRVVQHVTGVEYPTYPAPAA
- a CDS encoding glycosylhydrolase-like jelly roll fold domain-containing protein encodes the protein MSHDDLSRRRFVAAAGAAGTVLAAGLSAPAHAAGEAATSASGAATGAEHSFSARHFTDPRRDSRPTVYWYWNGPVTPELVDRQMADLRDKGMYEVVLFPFDNAEMQPVFFTEEWFDIVGHVLRTAERTGMRVWLFNDDHFPSGRAGEYIVKGGTVGSRTYEPRPDLRLKALWRSTTVVTGPATVDLRRSSGVGVEAGHLVADAAVLDGAAVLRGGDNWTDYTVTGSAKAEHTAAGLVVRAAADGLDGYAVTFDQTGVVTVLRLKRGADPVELLRSTRTDGFNKTKFHTVAVTVRAATLSVTLDGKDKGTVTDDRYAAGGAGVRAVADQRSLWDSLTVTGADGTALHATTFDDPAAAGDFPERARLGADATAVAAAARPVGSTDAADVVDITARLSGAHTWQVPAGRWQLDLFGGSPLVDDSQGYSRSYVDLLDDEPVELFLDIVPGEYHRRFRRYFGTVIPGFWDDEPFFASAEAHFKRLPWSPTLDKALRAVDVEPGVAYAAAFDDLGRDGRIARGRYWQAVSNRFARYFQKQARWYEQRDVALITNPLYDETSLAKRIPSTGDLHKVNQWAHVPGGDIITAEYVAGEPTMIPRNPVSVAHQMGRERALLEMFGNMGWQVTPGFVHTTVGAQAARGVNLTVLHALWTDEVRVYFPPPFGPRAPWWWAMRPLAEWIGRVMEAGRGTSGARTAVLQPQRAAEQWTGTDRQGEVDGALADAAYALERAQVDFDLVHEGALSGDPDLLSHAKVRGGRLAVGEARYDLVVVPVTPTLDVASVRALAEFARAGGTVVALGTLAAEEADHKDRSLARALTDLFGERVPGRRPVGRGQAVRVADPTGLRDAAHEAGVAAAVLETPQDAVRVIRVHRGGDTAFIVNNEGGDDVETSMTLPATGVPELWDPATGGTGTAPVHRSGRNGVQLPLILEPYQTRIFVVRHDREAVPHLTASPLPVLTVERHGKAALRATVEASAPGSHRFTGTDGTRTYRGTVRVDDPLEPVTVDGDWNLTLERDGSTPVTGPLGSWVTHDRLFSGSGTYTRDLDVERALLDGRRVLLDLGDVRDVAAVTVNGTELPPLLWAPWVVDITRLVRAGRNSLAVRVANTLSNERNKPLPSGLLGPVTLRFRRHLTVDLTRD